The following DNA comes from Tumebacillus amylolyticus.
GCGGGTTGCTGTAGTCGATGAAATCGGAGTTGCGGTACCCGCCTGCCAACAGAACGGTGTTGATGTCGGGGTCGGCGGTCATCATGTCCTTGGCGACCTTGAGTGCCATGACCATCGTGCCGCAACGCTGTTGCACGTCGAACGCCCATGCGTTGACAGCGCCGACCTCCTCCTGCAACTTGATCCCCGCGGTCCAAAGCGGGTATTCCTTGTGCTCTTCCCCGATGTAGATCACGAGGTCGATGTCCTTGGGGTCGATGTTGCCCTTCTCCAACGCTTTCTGCGCGGCCCAGATGCCCATCTGGCAGGTGTGGTCTTCGGGGCCGGGGACCGGTTTGCGGGAGAACCCCATCTTGGTTTCGATGATCTCCTGCGGAATGCCACTCGCCGCCGAAATCTCTGCGGCGGTCTGAAAGTGCTGCGGTATGTAAACGCCGGTGGAGACGATGCCGATCTTCATAGTCTTCAACAAACCCCTTTCTTTCCTTTCAATTTATACGCTCACTCTAGCAAAAAAGGGTTGCACACCGGTTACGCAAAAAAAGCAGCTGTCCGCCGCGCGGCCAGCTGCTCTTTTTCTTAAATCCCGCCGCGCACGTACAGCACTTGCCCGGTGATGAAGCTCGCTTCGTCCGAAACGAGGAACAGGACGGCGTTGGCGATGTCTTCCGGTTTGCCGGTGCGCCCGAGGAGCGATTGCTTTGCACCGTATTCCTTGAACTGCTCGAAATCCACCCCCATGCGCTCCGCTGTGGCGCGGGTCATGTCGGTCTCGATGAAGCCCGGTGCGACGGCGTTGACGTTGATGTTGTAGCGGCCGAGTTCGATGGCAAGCGTTTTGGTGAACCCTTGCAGACCGGCTTTGGCCGTGGCGTAGTTCAGTTGGCCGCGGTTGCCAAGCGCCGAAGTCGACGAGAAGTTGACGATCTTGCCGTACTTCTGCGTGACCATGTGTTTCTGCGCTTCTTGGGAGCAGATAAACGCCCCTTTGAGGTGGACGTTCATCACCGTATCCCAGTCGTCGTCGCTCATTTTGTGCACCATGTTGTCACGGATGACGCCGGCGTTGTTGACGAGGATGTCGAGACGACCGTATGTATCCACGGCTTGTTGCACCATCGCTTGCACGGACGGACGATCGGTGATGTCGCACGGGAATGCGATGGCTTCAAACCCCGCTTCGCGAATGGCTGCGGCACTCTGTTCCGCAAATTCCGGCGAGATGTCGTTGACGACGACTTTGGCCCCCTCTTGGGCAAGGCGAAGAGCGGTGGCAGCTCCGATGCCGCGACCTGCTCCGGTGACGATGGCTACTTTTTCGGATACGCGCATGAAATGTTGTCCCCTTTCTAGATCCAAACGATGGCGGTGCCTGAGATGGCTTCGATTCCTTGGTCCGTGACGGCGCGGACGGTCACGGTGAAGCGTGTGCGATCGTTTTCCACAATTCGTTCTAAAACTTCTCCCGAGCAGCTCACGGTGTCGCCGGGGCGCACCATGCCGGTGAAGCGGACTTTGTATTGTCCGAGTACACCTCCCGAACCGATCCAGTCGGTCAACATCTGCCCTGCAAACGCCATCGTCAACATCCCGTGCGCGATGACGCCGCCGAGTCCGACCGAATGCGCAAACTCTTCGACGGTGTGGATCGGGTTGTAATCGCCCGAAGCACCGGAGTACATGACCAGCTGCGTCTTGGTGACGGGGGGCTTGGTCAGCGTGGGCAGAGCGTCGCCCACTTGGTAGTCACGAAGTTCCATGTATACCTCTCCCCTCTCCGTCAACGGATGATGATCGTCGCGACGTTGTGGTAACACGTTTTGCCATGCTGGTTGACCCCGGTCTGTTCGAGCACGAGGAACGTCATCGAGCCGCTCTTGCCGCTACGCTCGTACACATCCTTGACCGTCATGGAACAGGACAGGGTATCGCCCACGTAGATCGGATGAAGCAAGTTGAACTCCTGTTCACCGTGGATCAGGCCGTCTGTTTTCAAACTAAACCCGTCCAAATCTCCATGATCAAATGTAAAAGAGAACGTCGGCGGCACCGTGATGCGGCCCGAAGCATCTCCCGTGCGAAAAATCGGGTTGGGATCGCCGATGGCATCCGCGAATTTGCGGACCGCCCCTTTTTCCACTTCGTTGAGAACGGCGGACGTGGTTTGCCCGATGATGGATGTCAAGTTTTGCATGAACGTCCCCTCCTTAGCTCGTGTAGCCGTCTCCTTCGATCAAACGCTCGGCGATCCGGCGTTTGCGCTCGACGTGGCCTTCCGGATAGAAGCCTGCGAACTGTTGCGGGATCAGCGTGCGGAACTCTCCGACGCGTTCTGCGGTCAGCAATCCGGCCAATACTTTGCGCGCCAACATCTCGCATTGCAGGAAAGCATCGTCGAGGAACGCGGCGGTGAGGTCGCGTTTGAGTGCCGATTGTTCCTCGCCTTGCTTTGCCATCGCTTGCTCGGTGCGCAGCAGGGCGCTCTCCATCGCATAGAGTTGGATGCCGAGTTCGGACAACTTCATGACGGTCTCCTGTTGCGCTTCCAAGTTTTCTTGGTGCTCTTCGTACGCAAGGCCGAGCAGCGTGAGGAAAACTCGTCGCACCGCATTGACCATGCCGCGCTCGCGGGCAAGCAGTCCCTCAGCAATCGGTGCGTCCCCGAACAACTCTGCCGTCGCTCGTTCGATGGCGTCCGGCACCGGGAGGGTGCCTGCGGACGCTTTTTTCATCAGCAGACCCGGCACGAGCAAGCGGTTGACTTCGTTGGTGCCTTCGTAGACGCGGTTGATGCGCGCATCGCGGTACATCTGCTCGATGCGGTACTCGCGCATGTAGCCGTACCCGCCGTGCAGTTGCAAGCTCTCATCGACCACCGCTTGCAAGGTTTCCGAGCCGAACACTTTGCAGATGGAGCATTCGATGGCATACTCCATCAGCGCCCCGGCGATCTTGCGGGTGTCGGTCTCTTCGTACAGGCCGCCGAGGGCGCCTTCGAGCAGGTGCGCCGTGCGGTATTCGAGCGACTCCATCGCATAGATGCGCGCCGCCATGTCGGCGAGTTTTTCCTGAGTGGCCGGGAAAGAGGCGAGCGTTCGGTTGAACTGCACGCGGCTCTTGGCGTACTTCACCCCTTCTGCAAAAGCCGCTTTGGCACCTCCGAGTGCCGCCGCGCCGAGATTGAAGCGACCGAGATTCAGCACATTGAAGGCGATGACGTGCCCGCGCCCGACTTCGCCCAGCACGTTCTCGACCGGCACGAGGCAGTCTTCGAAAAATACCTGACGCGTGGACGAAGACTTGATCCCCATCTTGTTCTCCTCCGGACCGAGCGAGAGGCCGGGGAAGTTTTTCTCCACGATGAACGTCGTGAATTTCGTACCGTCCACCTTGGCGTAGACGATGAACGTATCCGCGAATCCCGCGTTGGTGATGAACTGCTTCGTTCCGTTGAGAAGGTAGTGCGTGCCTTCCTCGTTCAATTTCGCGGTCGTTTTGGCACCGAGGGCGTCAGAACCGGCAGCGGGTTCTGTCAGGCAGTACGCTCCGAGGAATTCACCGGAGGCGAGCTTCGGCAGGTATTTCGCTTTTTGCTCCTGAGTTCCGAAGTAGGTGATCGGGAGCGTCGCGATGCCCGTATGGTTGAGGTGCATGACGCTGTAACCGCCGATTTGCCCCACTTCCTCGCCGACGATGACTTTGGTCATTTTGTCGAGACCGAGACCTTCGTACGCCTCCGGGACGGAGTGTGCGAGCAGGCCGAGATCGCCCGCTTTTTTCAAAAGCGAGACGGTGAAGTCCCAGTCTTGGCCTTCTAAACGCTCGTTGTGCGGGAGGACTTCCTTTTGCGCGAAGTCGCGCGCCAGTCGGCGGATCATCCGATGCTCGTCGGTGCAGTCTTCGGGCGTGAAGATGCCGCCGGAGCGGGTTTCTTCGAGCAGGAACTGCCCGCCGAGTTTCCGGTGTTGGTGAGTGGTGGTCATGAGGATTCTCCTCTCAGTTGCTCAGTTGGGGTTGTGCGTCGCTTACATCGCCGAAGAGCCGCCGTCGAGGACCAGCACCTGTCCTGTCATGTAGGCTGAGGCGTCGGATGCGAGGTAGACGGCGAGACCTTTGAGGTCGTGGTCGTTACCGAAGCGTTTCATCGGCACGCCTTCGAGAATTTTTTTTCCGCCGAAACTCAGCAGAGCTTCGGTCATTTTGCTGGGGAAAAAGCCCGGTGCAATCGCGTTGACGGTGACGCCGGAGCGGGCAAACTTCACGGCGAGATCGCGGGTCATGGCGATCAAGGCCCCCTTGGACGCGTGGTAGCCGACGGCGTGCATGACCGTCGGGTCGGTGCCGAGCAGTCCGGCGATGGACGCGACGTTTACGATGCGTCCGCTTTTTCGTGCGATCATGCCTTGGGCGAGTGCTTGCGTCATGAGAAACGCGCCGGTGGCGTTGACGTTCATCACTTGGTTCCACTTGTCCAGCGGCATGTCAAAAAACTTCGCGCCCCACGAAACGCCGGCGTTGTTGACGAGGATGTCGATCTGGCCGAACAGCTCCAGAGCTTGGGCTGTCGCTTCCTTGACGCTCTCCGGGTTGGTGACGTCCAGAGCCAGCGCGTGTGCCTCCTGCCCCGTGGCTTCGCGAATTTCGCGGGCAACCTCTTCGCAGTTCTCGACTTTGCGGGAACAGACGATGACATCCGCCCCTGCTTCTGCCAACGCGTGGGCGATCTGTTCCCCTAAGCCGCGGCCGCCTCCGGTGACCAAGGCTTTTTTCCCTTTCAGGTTGAAAAGTTCATGTACATGCATGTGCCGTGCCCCCTTTCCTTCCAAACGGTCGTTTGAGTGTTGGGAAAAAGCCGGTTGTTACGCGTCGCGCAACGCCCGGCGAAGAATCTTGCCCACTGCCGTCTTGGGCAACTCCGCTCTGAATTCGTAGATGCGGGGGACCTTGTACGCCGCCAATCGTTCGCGGCACCAGTCGTCAAGTTCTTGCTCCAATCCGCTCGGGTCGAGACCTTCCCGCAGGACGACGAACGCTTTGGCCGATTCGCCGCGGTATTCGTCAGGGACGCCGACGACGACCGCTTCTTGGACAGCGGGGTGCTGGTAGAGAACTTCTTCGATGTCGCGCGGGTAGACGTTGAAGCCGCCGGAGAGGATCATGTCTTTTTTGCGATCGACGATGTAGAAGTATCCGTTTTCATCCATGCGGGCGATGTCGCCGGTGTAGAGCCAGCCGTTGCGGATCGTGTGCGCCGTTTCTTGCTCCATGTTCCAGTAGCCTTTCATCACTTGCGGTCCTTTGACGACCAGTTCGCCGATCTCGCCGAGAGTCTGCACATCATCTCCTGTCCCGAGGTCGACGATTTTCGATTCCGTCCCTGGGAAGACGAGGCCGATGCTGCCGGGAACTTTGGCGTGCGTCAGGCGGTTGCTGTGTGTGACGGGAGAGGCTTCGGAGAGGCCGTAGCCTTCGAGCACATTGGCACCCGTGCGCTTCTCAAACTTGTGCATCACTTCGACGGGTAGCGGAGCGGAACCGCTGTTGCAGATCTCGATGCAATCCACATCGTACTGCTCTGCGTCCGGATGGTTGGCGATGGCGACGTACATCGTCGGAACGCCGGGGAAGAATCGCGGCCGGTGCTGCTTGATCGTCTGGAGCAGTTCTTGCAGGTCAAAGCGCGGCAGGAGGATCATCGAAGCTCCGGTGAACACCGCCATGTTCATCGCGACGGTCATGCCGTAGACATGAAAGAGCGGAATGGCTGTGAGGATTTTATCAAGACCGCCGCGCACGTCACTGCCGATGACGTGGAGCAGTTGGTAGGTGTTGGCGACGAGGTTTTCATGGGTGAGCATCGCGCCCTTGGAGCGGCCCGTGGTGCCGCCGGTGTATTGGAGCACGGCAACGTCTTCGGACGGGTCGATGATCGCCGGTTCCGGAATTTCCAGATCGCGAGTGAGTGCATCGTCCCACGGCACAACGCTTTCAGGGGTGTCGGCGTCCGGTGCCGTTGGTCCAAAGGAGGCAAGGAGCACAGAGTTGAGGGCTTGCAGGGAAGCTAGGTTTGCAAGCGGCGTATAGAGACGGTCCAAGACGACGAGTACCTTGGCCCCCGAGTCGTTCAAGGTGTATTCGACTTCACGCGGTGTGTACATGGGATTGACTTGAACAACGACAGCCCCGATGCGGGCACACGCGTAGAACGCGATGACATAGTGCGGACAGTTCGGCAACATGATGCCCACTCTGTCGCCCTTGGCGATGCCTTGCTCTGCAAAAAACGCCGACATACGCTCCACCGCCGCCAAAAACGCCCGGTACGAAATCGTCCGGTCGTAAAAATACATAACAGGCGAATCAGGATAGAGCTCTGCGGTCTTCACCGCTGCTTGAAACAGAGAAGTCTCAGGAATTGCGAGCGCTTCCCCCACAACATGGCTGATCTCCTTGGTCACGTTGAGTTCCCCCTATCGTGCAAACTTGATCATTCTACTACTCTATTGTATTCGAGAATATTCGGATACTTCCCTTTATTTATTCGTACTGATCAGTATAATTTCCGGGAAGGTATAAAAAAAGCAGCGGGACTCTTACGAGTCGAGCTGCTTTTCATCTGCTTACTCCTTCACCAACCGCTGGTACAGCTTCACGGTCTCCTCCATCGGGTCCAGCCCCAACTGTTCCTCCAACTGCGCCACGCAGGACTTGTAGGTGGAGATCAGCAAGTTGCGTTTGCCAAGTTGCGCGTAACAGTTCATCAGCATGCGGTAGGCAGGTTCCCAGCAGGCATCGTGGGCGAGAATCGCTTCGGCGCACTTCACGGCTCCGGCGAGGTCGCCACTCTCATACCGAAGAGTGGCGAGCACTTCCTGTGCGCGCATGTACAGTGTGCGCAAACGCTCGCGCTCGGCCGCGCACCAATCCAGATACGGTGAATATTGGAGATAGTCCCCCCGATACAACGTCAGCGCCATCTGCAAGTCACGACATGCCATCCCGGCCTCGCCCTGTTCCGCCGCCGCCAAGCCCTTCCCAACCAACGCCTTGAACTCATCAGCATCCACCCACACCGCCACTTGCCGGTTCAAACGGTACGCCGTATCCACCCGTTCCACAAAAAACGAATCGGATCGTGCTTCCCGCTTCGGCTCCAACGCATTGGTCAGCGCATTCATTGCGACTTTGAAATCACGGTTCGCGGTCTTCTCGTCCACATCGGGCCACAACAAGTCGTAAATCTCATCTCGCTGCAACAATTGGCCTTGACGTGTGACGAGCAACTGGAACAACTGCTTGGATTTCTCGCGCTTCCATTCCTTGCGACCCACTTCCTCCAAGCCTCGATAGACTTCAAAGTGCCCAAGCGTCCGAATTCGCAGGGTATACCCCGGATGATGCTGAAAATACTTTCCGCCCATGAGTTTCAACACCCGCTCTGCCGCCGCCAACCCCAGATCATCACGGGCGGCTGCCAAAAACGGAAGCGTCATCTGCAAATCAAACGGCCCAAGCATCGTGCGACGGAGGAACATATACTCGCATCCCATCTCCTCCACGCCTTCCAACAACAAGCGAACGGTCGTGGAAAACTCCTCCCGCCGTTCGCTTCGGTGGTACAGAATCGCCAACCAAAGCCGCGCATTGGCCACGCCGAACGTGTCACCACAGGCGATAAACCCCTGCTCCGCCTCTGTCAGCCACGTCAACGCTTCCTCCTCCTGACCCCAAGAGGTAAACAGACCCCCGATGGTCACGCGGATCAAATTCGCACACCACATGTCCTGCACGTTCAACGCCAACTCAAACCCCGTCCGAGCATAGACATGCGCTTGTTCCAGATCGCCTTGCATCCCCACCGCATGGCAGAGGCCCATCAGCGCTTCGACTTTGCCGCGTTCGACACACAGCGATTCGCTCATCTGGACCGAGCGGCGATAATGTTCTTGGCCCGCGATCAAGTCGCCCGCCAACGCCGCCGCATGTCCAAGTCGAATGTAGCCGACCATCTCCACGAACGGCGAGTGCAATTCCTGTCCGACTTCGATACCCTGCTCGGCATAAAACTGCGCCGACTTGGCCTCCCCGATCAGCGCATCGATCAGGGACAGCAGCAACGCCATTTCGCGGTGCGATTTCGCCGTCCGCTTCTCATGTTTGCGCTCGCTCTCCTTGCCGAGAATCTCAAGCGTCAACTCCCGAGCCGCTTGCAACCGTCCCGAACGGAGCAACAGGCGCACATCCAACTCGTCGCGTTCCACCCCAGGAACCAACTCGTCCGCCCGTTCCAAGCACGCTTGCGCTTCTTGCAACTGTCCACTGTTCGTGTGGTTCTCGGCCAGCAAGCGCAGCAACGCGGCGCGCTCCTTGGGGAAACGATCCTCCAAAACGCCGAGCGCCATCTGCAACCACGGCGTCGCTTGACCGGGCTGGATCGTGTCGAGGTAGACTTGTGCTTGTCCACGATAGACGGCACTTCGCCCTAACACGTCCGCTTTTTGAATGAATCCGCCCTCCGCCAATCGGTACCAATGCACCGCTTCATGGAACCGGGACATCACCCTGTCGATCTCCCCGCGCCACAACAGCAATTGCGGATGTCGCTCCAGAACGGAACTCGGCACTCGGTCAATCCAGCCCTTCAAAAGCTCCAAGCGACCGTTTTGCAAGCATTCTTGACCGCGCTCCAAGAGCAACTGCACCACAAACTCTGCATTGCCTGCTTCATCATAGTGCAACAGCGCTTTTTGCAAATCGCCCGTCTCATTGAAGTAACCCGCTGCCGTGCGATGCAAATCGGCCCACGCTTCTGCCGTCAACGTCTGCCTCGATCTCTCCAACAGAAATTGCTGGAACAACCGATGATAGCGGTACTCGCCGCCCTCAGCTGACACCGTGACGAACAATCCCTTGCTCTCCAAGCCTCGCAACGTCTCCGCCGCATCCTCTCGCCCTGTCAACAGGTCGCATACGCGCCCGTTCATCGACTCCAAGAGACACGTCTGCGTCAAAAATGCCCGTACATCCTCCGGCTGACGGTCGAA
Coding sequences within:
- a CDS encoding SDR family NAD(P)-dependent oxidoreductase — protein: MRVSEKVAIVTGAGRGIGAATALRLAQEGAKVVVNDISPEFAEQSAAAIREAGFEAIAFPCDITDRPSVQAMVQQAVDTYGRLDILVNNAGVIRDNMVHKMSDDDWDTVMNVHLKGAFICSQEAQKHMVTQKYGKIVNFSSTSALGNRGQLNYATAKAGLQGFTKTLAIELGRYNINVNAVAPGFIETDMTRATAERMGVDFEQFKEYGAKQSLLGRTGKPEDIANAVLFLVSDEASFITGQVLYVRGGI
- a CDS encoding MaoC/PaaZ C-terminal domain-containing protein, whose product is MELRDYQVGDALPTLTKPPVTKTQLVMYSGASGDYNPIHTVEEFAHSVGLGGVIAHGMLTMAFAGQMLTDWIGSGGVLGQYKVRFTGMVRPGDTVSCSGEVLERIVENDRTRFTVTVRAVTDQGIEAISGTAIVWI
- a CDS encoding FAS1-like dehydratase domain-containing protein, encoding MQNLTSIIGQTTSAVLNEVEKGAVRKFADAIGDPNPIFRTGDASGRITVPPTFSFTFDHGDLDGFSLKTDGLIHGEQEFNLLHPIYVGDTLSCSMTVKDVYERSGKSGSMTFLVLEQTGVNQHGKTCYHNVATIIIR
- a CDS encoding acyl-CoA dehydrogenase family protein, which codes for MTTTHQHRKLGGQFLLEETRSGGIFTPEDCTDEHRMIRRLARDFAQKEVLPHNERLEGQDWDFTVSLLKKAGDLGLLAHSVPEAYEGLGLDKMTKVIVGEEVGQIGGYSVMHLNHTGIATLPITYFGTQEQKAKYLPKLASGEFLGAYCLTEPAAGSDALGAKTTAKLNEEGTHYLLNGTKQFITNAGFADTFIVYAKVDGTKFTTFIVEKNFPGLSLGPEENKMGIKSSSTRQVFFEDCLVPVENVLGEVGRGHVIAFNVLNLGRFNLGAAALGGAKAAFAEGVKYAKSRVQFNRTLASFPATQEKLADMAARIYAMESLEYRTAHLLEGALGGLYEETDTRKIAGALMEYAIECSICKVFGSETLQAVVDESLQLHGGYGYMREYRIEQMYRDARINRVYEGTNEVNRLLVPGLLMKKASAGTLPVPDAIERATAELFGDAPIAEGLLARERGMVNAVRRVFLTLLGLAYEEHQENLEAQQETVMKLSELGIQLYAMESALLRTEQAMAKQGEEQSALKRDLTAAFLDDAFLQCEMLARKVLAGLLTAERVGEFRTLIPQQFAGFYPEGHVERKRRIAERLIEGDGYTS
- a CDS encoding SDR family oxidoreductase, translating into MHVHELFNLKGKKALVTGGGRGLGEQIAHALAEAGADVIVCSRKVENCEEVAREIREATGQEAHALALDVTNPESVKEATAQALELFGQIDILVNNAGVSWGAKFFDMPLDKWNQVMNVNATGAFLMTQALAQGMIARKSGRIVNVASIAGLLGTDPTVMHAVGYHASKGALIAMTRDLAVKFARSGVTVNAIAPGFFPSKMTEALLSFGGKKILEGVPMKRFGNDHDLKGLAVYLASDASAYMTGQVLVLDGGSSAM
- a CDS encoding long-chain-fatty-acid--CoA ligase; the protein is MTKEISHVVGEALAIPETSLFQAAVKTAELYPDSPVMYFYDRTISYRAFLAAVERMSAFFAEQGIAKGDRVGIMLPNCPHYVIAFYACARIGAVVVQVNPMYTPREVEYTLNDSGAKVLVVLDRLYTPLANLASLQALNSVLLASFGPTAPDADTPESVVPWDDALTRDLEIPEPAIIDPSEDVAVLQYTGGTTGRSKGAMLTHENLVANTYQLLHVIGSDVRGGLDKILTAIPLFHVYGMTVAMNMAVFTGASMILLPRFDLQELLQTIKQHRPRFFPGVPTMYVAIANHPDAEQYDVDCIEICNSGSAPLPVEVMHKFEKRTGANVLEGYGLSEASPVTHSNRLTHAKVPGSIGLVFPGTESKIVDLGTGDDVQTLGEIGELVVKGPQVMKGYWNMEQETAHTIRNGWLYTGDIARMDENGYFYIVDRKKDMILSGGFNVYPRDIEEVLYQHPAVQEAVVVGVPDEYRGESAKAFVVLREGLDPSGLEQELDDWCRERLAAYKVPRIYEFRAELPKTAVGKILRRALRDA
- a CDS encoding BTAD domain-containing putative transcriptional regulator, whose translation is MREGQYVLTTKLVPPRVKQQCLKRRRLDELFSAVIDFPVTLVQADAGYGKSTALVTHLCSQFDHVAWCSLEEGERDPLLFLQYLIRSVKAIDPALGDRSRSLLEEAEATTALLQPCLTLLLNDLAETAPDPTILVLDDFHSVANVPEIRNLIDTLIRYLPAHVHLVLGSRKTLETMAVKRLQATCDLLVIDKKDLAFTVAEIDQLFRQAYGIELTSEQAQELQEQTEGWIIALQMVWKGMERGVELPQLWRLQGQAGIPLFHYLAEEVFDRQPEDVRAFLTQTCLLESMNGRVCDLLTGREDAAETLRGLESKGLFVTVSAEGGEYRYHRLFQQFLLERSRQTLTAEAWADLHRTAAGYFNETGDLQKALLHYDEAGNAEFVVQLLLERGQECLQNGRLELLKGWIDRVPSSVLERHPQLLLWRGEIDRVMSRFHEAVHWYRLAEGGFIQKADVLGRSAVYRGQAQVYLDTIQPGQATPWLQMALGVLEDRFPKERAALLRLLAENHTNSGQLQEAQACLERADELVPGVERDELDVRLLLRSGRLQAARELTLEILGKESERKHEKRTAKSHREMALLLSLIDALIGEAKSAQFYAEQGIEVGQELHSPFVEMVGYIRLGHAAALAGDLIAGQEHYRRSVQMSESLCVERGKVEALMGLCHAVGMQGDLEQAHVYARTGFELALNVQDMWCANLIRVTIGGLFTSWGQEEEALTWLTEAEQGFIACGDTFGVANARLWLAILYHRSERREEFSTTVRLLLEGVEEMGCEYMFLRRTMLGPFDLQMTLPFLAAARDDLGLAAAERVLKLMGGKYFQHHPGYTLRIRTLGHFEVYRGLEEVGRKEWKREKSKQLFQLLVTRQGQLLQRDEIYDLLWPDVDEKTANRDFKVAMNALTNALEPKREARSDSFFVERVDTAYRLNRQVAVWVDADEFKALVGKGLAAAEQGEAGMACRDLQMALTLYRGDYLQYSPYLDWCAAERERLRTLYMRAQEVLATLRYESGDLAGAVKCAEAILAHDACWEPAYRMLMNCYAQLGKRNLLISTYKSCVAQLEEQLGLDPMEETVKLYQRLVKE